In Anaerobacillus isosaccharinicus, one genomic interval encodes:
- a CDS encoding DUF4190 domain-containing protein, whose translation MSEQANEQVVTHVVVQQQEGNGMATAGLVLGIIGVVLNFIPFLPYILGGLAIIFGVVGMKKPIKKGVAKAGLILGIVTIALKISFWLFLSALFSGY comes from the coding sequence ATGAGCGAGCAAGCAAATGAGCAAGTCGTAACACATGTAGTTGTACAACAACAAGAAGGGAACGGTATGGCAACTGCCGGTTTAGTATTAGGTATTATTGGTGTAGTATTAAATTTTATTCCATTTCTTCCTTATATTTTAGGGGGATTAGCAATTATTTTTGGTGTAGTGGGAATGAAAAAGCCAATTAAAAAGGGCGTAGCAAAAGCTGGATTGATTTTAGGTATCGTAACCATTGCTCTAAAGATTTCTTTCTGGCTGTTTTTAAGTGCTCTGTTCTCAGGGTATTAA
- a CDS encoding transposase, translating to METYSLNEIQLAEYCRKKGLFKEQVKAWREGCLNANSPKPVDQSKQLNHELKEEKNRSKILEKDLRKKEKALAEAAALLLLRKKAQAIWGDQEDE from the coding sequence ATGGAAACCTATTCATTAAATGAAATTCAATTAGCTGAGTATTGTAGAAAAAAAGGTTTATTTAAAGAGCAGGTTAAGGCTTGGCGTGAGGGGTGTCTAAATGCTAATTCACCTAAACCAGTTGATCAATCAAAGCAGTTAAACCATGAACTTAAAGAAGAAAAAAACCGTTCAAAAATACTAGAAAAAGATTTAAGAAAAAAGGAGAAAGCCTTGGCAGAAGCTGCGGCATTATTACTTTTGCGAAAAAAGGCCCAAGCGATCTGGGGGGACCAAGAGGACGAATGA
- a CDS encoding DDE-type integrase/transposase/recombinase, whose translation MLPQIITYLLTFINYQEQVIRTLLTLLIGKSMFDKPTEAPVNKPYRKLQVDDLPIIEVPQKLDFRLLLSEHLETKGKPLKPVQRRSKSTPVPLSMKCPTCGAPADYLYANNGAKGQYQCKVCSCLFSEKNRYLKEAILKCPHCSKTLEKVKERKDFHVYKCKNDACSYYQQKRNAMTQKEKNRFKEDPQAFKLRYIYRQFHIDFQPLAKHSPKRPRVDLSRIYVSPHTLGLILTYHVNYGLSARKTAALMKDVHGVSISHQSILNYENSVALWLKPYIDHYPYELSDQFCGDETYIRVNGRWHYLFFFFDAVKKVILSYPVSPNRDTATAIKAIDEVLLKLRKIPENLTFVVDGNPIYLLAQHFFAQHQIPFEVIQVIGLTNEDEVSKEYRPLKQIIERLNRTFKGNYRSTHGFGSEHGSVSFVTLFVAYFNFLRPHSALEGKVPVTLPELDKLPNMPARWTTLIGLAQDWISKQTA comes from the coding sequence TTGTTACCTCAAATTATAACCTATTTACTTACTTTTATAAACTACCAAGAACAAGTCATTCGAACATTGCTTACCCTACTAATCGGGAAAAGCATGTTTGATAAACCGACTGAAGCTCCAGTTAATAAACCTTATCGCAAGCTTCAAGTTGATGATCTACCGATCATTGAAGTTCCCCAAAAACTAGATTTTAGACTTTTATTATCTGAACACCTGGAGACTAAGGGGAAGCCTCTCAAACCAGTACAAAGACGATCGAAGTCAACACCCGTTCCTTTATCAATGAAATGTCCTACGTGTGGTGCTCCAGCAGATTACTTGTATGCGAACAATGGAGCGAAAGGACAATATCAATGTAAGGTGTGTTCGTGCCTTTTCAGTGAGAAAAACCGTTATCTCAAGGAAGCAATCCTGAAATGCCCTCACTGTTCAAAAACACTCGAAAAAGTGAAGGAAAGAAAAGACTTCCATGTGTACAAGTGTAAAAACGACGCTTGTTCTTATTACCAACAGAAACGTAATGCGATGACTCAAAAAGAGAAAAATCGGTTCAAAGAAGATCCTCAAGCCTTTAAACTTCGCTATATTTACCGCCAGTTTCACATTGATTTTCAACCATTAGCGAAGCATTCACCAAAGAGACCGAGAGTTGATCTATCAAGAATTTATGTGTCTCCACATACGCTTGGACTGATTTTGACTTATCACGTCAATTATGGACTTTCAGCCCGTAAAACAGCAGCGTTGATGAAAGATGTACATGGTGTATCAATTTCTCATCAAAGCATTTTAAATTACGAAAATAGTGTGGCATTGTGGTTGAAACCTTATATTGATCACTATCCTTACGAGCTTTCAGATCAATTCTGTGGTGACGAAACATACATCCGCGTAAATGGCCGTTGGCATTACCTGTTTTTCTTTTTTGATGCCGTGAAGAAAGTCATTCTCTCTTATCCTGTGTCACCCAATCGAGATACAGCTACGGCTATTAAAGCGATAGACGAAGTGTTGTTAAAGCTTAGGAAAATCCCAGAAAACCTAACTTTCGTTGTCGATGGCAATCCCATTTACTTATTAGCACAACACTTTTTTGCCCAGCATCAAATCCCGTTTGAGGTGATTCAGGTAATTGGCTTAACCAACGAAGACGAGGTATCAAAGGAATATCGACCTCTCAAACAAATTATCGAGCGGCTAAATCGTACCTTTAAAGGAAACTATCGATCCACTCATGGTTTCGGGTCAGAACATGGTTCTGTTTCTTTTGTGACCTTGTTCGTTGCTTACTTTAACTTTCTAAGACCACATTCAGCTTTAGAAGGGAAAGTACCAGTAACGCTTCCTGAGCTAGATAAGCTTCCAAACATGCCTGCTAGATGGACAACTCTTATTGGTCTTGCCCAGGATTGGATAAGTAAGCAAACTGCCTAA
- a CDS encoding IS3 family transposase: MIRPSDRALAVELIQEANNNGARLALACKELNISVRTYERWVSDGGVKEDQRPIVSRPEPKNKLTTEEKQKMLEIVKQKEFVDLPPSQIVPKLADQSIYIASESSFYRVLREENMQHHRGRSKKPKRKLPESYMALAPNQVWTWDITWLKGPIKGLYFRLYLIIDIFSRKIVAWEIWESEEAIYAEELLKKAVVSEKIKGKPLVLHSDNGSPMKAATFQGLLEKLGIQSSYSRPRVSNDNPYSEAMFRTLKYRPEFPYKGFKTLEEARTWSNNFVHWYNCEHQHSGIKFVTPDQCHTGAYHEVLKNRKEVYEQAKQRNPERWTRSTRDWDPHQFVTLNPMKAELETNSKKNDIQSNVERENSQSPVKKQAILTFSR; encoded by the coding sequence ATGATTCGCCCATCAGATCGCGCACTGGCAGTTGAACTCATCCAAGAAGCAAACAATAATGGTGCGCGATTAGCTCTTGCCTGTAAAGAACTGAATATTAGTGTTCGAACCTATGAACGCTGGGTTTCCGATGGTGGAGTAAAAGAGGATCAACGCCCAATCGTCAGCCGTCCAGAGCCTAAAAATAAATTAACAACAGAAGAAAAACAGAAAATGTTAGAGATCGTGAAACAGAAAGAATTTGTGGATTTACCACCTTCTCAAATTGTACCAAAATTAGCTGATCAAAGTATTTATATTGCCTCTGAATCTAGTTTTTATCGAGTATTACGCGAAGAAAATATGCAACATCATCGGGGCAGAAGTAAAAAACCAAAACGGAAATTGCCAGAAAGTTATATGGCATTGGCTCCAAATCAAGTCTGGACTTGGGATATCACTTGGTTAAAGGGACCGATAAAGGGTTTGTATTTTCGACTCTACTTAATTATCGACATCTTTAGTAGAAAGATAGTTGCTTGGGAGATATGGGAATCTGAAGAAGCGATTTATGCCGAAGAATTACTAAAAAAAGCAGTTGTGAGTGAGAAAATCAAAGGGAAACCGTTGGTCCTACATTCTGATAATGGGAGTCCAATGAAAGCTGCGACTTTTCAAGGTTTACTTGAAAAGCTAGGAATTCAAAGCTCTTATTCAAGGCCGCGTGTGAGCAACGATAATCCTTATTCTGAAGCGATGTTTCGTACATTGAAATACCGTCCCGAATTTCCGTATAAAGGATTTAAAACACTTGAAGAAGCTCGCACATGGTCTAACAATTTTGTTCATTGGTACAACTGTGAACACCAGCATAGTGGAATTAAATTCGTCACACCTGACCAATGTCATACTGGTGCTTACCACGAGGTTTTGAAAAATAGAAAAGAAGTTTATGAGCAAGCAAAACAAAGAAATCCAGAAAGGTGGACACGTTCTACAAGAGATTGGGATCCTCATCAATTTGTCACCTTAAATCCTATGAAGGCCGAACTAGAGACAAATTCGAAAAAGAACGATATACAATCAAATGTCGAAAGGGAAAATTCGCAAAGTCCTGTAAAAAAGCAAGCCATTTTAACCTTCTCAAGATAG